In one window of Tenacibaculum mesophilum DNA:
- a CDS encoding undecaprenyl-diphosphate phosphatase: MDLLEAIILGIIQGLTEFLPVSSSGHLELAKALFGDTSVPQESLTFTVVLHAATALSTIVVFRKEIAEIFRGLFQFQWNEEMQFSVKIVLSMIPAVVIGLAFEKELESFFGGKVLLVGFMLLVTAVLLLLADKAKNTNKSVSFKSSVIIGISQAIAMLPGISRSGATISTSVLLGVDRTKAARFSFLMVVPLILGKVAKDILSGDINFQSSEIVPLSAGFVAAFISGLLACTWMIALVKKSKLSYFSLYCAIVGLIAIGYSLFF, encoded by the coding sequence ATGGATTTATTAGAAGCAATTATCCTTGGAATTATCCAGGGTCTTACTGAATTTTTACCTGTATCCTCTAGTGGTCATTTAGAATTAGCAAAAGCTTTATTTGGAGACACTTCTGTACCTCAAGAGAGCTTAACTTTCACCGTAGTTTTACATGCTGCAACAGCCTTAAGTACTATCGTAGTGTTTAGAAAAGAAATTGCTGAGATTTTTAGAGGTTTATTTCAGTTTCAATGGAATGAGGAAATGCAGTTTTCTGTAAAAATTGTGCTGTCTATGATTCCTGCTGTGGTAATTGGTTTAGCCTTTGAAAAAGAATTGGAAAGTTTTTTTGGAGGAAAAGTTTTATTAGTAGGTTTTATGCTTTTAGTAACTGCTGTATTACTTTTATTGGCTGATAAAGCTAAAAACACAAACAAAAGTGTTTCTTTTAAAAGCTCAGTAATTATAGGAATCTCTCAAGCTATTGCCATGTTACCTGGAATTTCACGTTCAGGAGCTACTATTTCAACATCTGTATTATTAGGTGTAGACCGAACTAAAGCTGCTCGTTTTTCTTTTTTAATGGTGGTACCTTTAATTTTAGGAAAAGTTGCTAAAGATATTTTAAGTGGAGATATTAACTTTCAAAGCTCAGAGATCGTTCCATTATCTGCTGGATTTGTTGCTGCTTTTATCTCTGGATTATTAGCGTGTACTTGGATGATAGCCTTAGTTAAAAAGAGTAAATTATCATATTTCTCATTATACTGTGCTATTGTAGGTTTAATTGCCATTGGCTATTCTTTATTTTTCTAG
- the truB gene encoding tRNA pseudouridine(55) synthase TruB, with protein MTAEDYKNGQVLLIDKPLEWTSFQVVNKLRWHIRKHFNIKKIKVGHAGTLDPLATGLLIICTGKQTKNINKYQGQVKEYTGTFVVGATTPSYDLETEINETFPTEHITEELLHKTTEQFIGKIQQKPPIFSAIKKDGKRLYELARKGETTEIKAREVEINEFEITKIDLPNVEFRIVCSKGTYIRSIANDYGEALNSGAHLSVLRRTKIGDFSVDNAQSVDEFINSL; from the coding sequence ATGACTGCAGAAGATTACAAAAACGGACAGGTTTTACTAATTGATAAACCTTTAGAATGGACTTCCTTTCAGGTAGTGAATAAACTTCGCTGGCATATTCGTAAGCATTTTAATATCAAAAAAATTAAAGTGGGACATGCTGGAACTCTTGATCCTTTAGCTACTGGCTTGTTAATTATTTGTACTGGAAAACAAACCAAAAACATTAACAAATATCAAGGGCAAGTAAAAGAATACACAGGTACGTTTGTTGTGGGTGCTACCACTCCTAGTTATGATTTAGAAACTGAAATTAACGAAACATTCCCTACAGAGCATATAACAGAAGAGTTACTACACAAAACTACTGAGCAGTTTATTGGTAAAATTCAGCAAAAACCACCAATTTTTTCAGCTATTAAAAAAGATGGAAAGCGTTTATATGAATTAGCTCGAAAGGGTGAAACTACTGAAATTAAGGCTCGCGAAGTGGAAATCAACGAGTTTGAAATCACCAAAATTGATTTACCTAACGTAGAATTTAGAATTGTGTGCAGTAAAGGAACTTATATTCGCTCTATTGCCAACGATTATGGGGAAGCGTTAAATTCTGGAGCACATTTATCTGTATTACGAAGAACCAAAATTGGAGATTTTTCTGTTGATAACGCACAAAGTGTTGATGAGTTTATCAATAGCCTATAA
- a CDS encoding response regulator transcription factor — MMKYSVVVVDDHTLLSQAIEGMVNTFDKFKVLYTCKNGKEVEEKFLASPKNIPDLVLVDVNMPVMNGIETTEWIVNNYPQVHVMALSVEDADGTILKMLKAGAVGYLLKDTKKEILEKALLEMMDNGFYHTRNVTTLLLDSVSGKNSRNNLAFKDNEITFMKLACSELTYKEIAEKMFLSPKTIDGYRDSLFTKLNVRNRVGLVMYAIKNKIYTP, encoded by the coding sequence ATTATGAAATACTCAGTTGTTGTTGTAGATGATCATACGTTATTATCACAAGCTATTGAAGGTATGGTAAATACTTTTGATAAATTCAAGGTGCTTTACACTTGCAAAAATGGTAAAGAAGTTGAAGAAAAGTTTTTGGCATCACCTAAAAATATACCAGATTTAGTTTTAGTAGATGTTAATATGCCTGTGATGAACGGTATTGAAACTACAGAGTGGATAGTGAATAACTACCCACAAGTACATGTTATGGCATTGTCTGTAGAGGACGCTGACGGCACTATTTTAAAAATGTTAAAAGCTGGTGCTGTAGGGTACCTGCTAAAAGATACTAAGAAAGAAATTTTAGAGAAAGCGTTGTTAGAAATGATGGACAACGGATTTTATCATACCAGAAATGTTACCACGTTATTGTTAGATTCCGTTTCAGGAAAGAACTCACGAAATAACCTAGCGTTTAAGGATAATGAAATAACTTTTATGAAGCTAGCATGCTCGGAATTAACATACAAAGAGATTGCTGAAAAAATGTTTTTAAGCCCAAAAACAATTGATGGTTATCGAGATAGTCTATTTACAAAGTTAAATGTAAGAAATAGAGTGGGCTTGGTTATGTATGCCATAAAAAATAAAATTTACACTCCGTAA
- a CDS encoding DUF2589 domain-containing protein, giving the protein MPNLVPELNSLDFNVYVGGPLQAAIQAQTAASMATVNFIKEVGFEKSNDPANPDSLRYVDFQYEKSVPNPDYDPDKAVDANNPKFIKSEIEIKVPFLTMLTIPSIRIDEVNIDFNARLSSTETSNVSSEFAASAELGINYKIVNFKASASYKRNTSQGVKVDKTYNLGVKVRAVNDELPEGLSRILNMLEDSIAAVA; this is encoded by the coding sequence ATGCCAAATTTAGTTCCAGAATTAAACAGTTTGGATTTCAATGTATATGTTGGAGGTCCTTTACAAGCTGCGATACAAGCACAAACAGCAGCTTCGATGGCTACTGTAAACTTTATTAAAGAAGTAGGTTTTGAAAAAAGCAATGACCCTGCCAATCCAGACTCTTTACGTTACGTTGATTTTCAGTATGAAAAATCAGTACCTAATCCTGATTATGATCCTGACAAGGCTGTTGATGCTAACAATCCAAAGTTTATAAAAAGTGAAATTGAAATCAAAGTACCATTTCTAACAATGCTTACCATTCCATCAATCCGTATTGATGAAGTAAACATTGATTTTAATGCTCGTTTAAGCTCTACTGAAACGAGCAACGTATCATCTGAGTTTGCAGCTAGTGCAGAATTAGGAATCAATTACAAAATTGTAAACTTTAAAGCTTCAGCATCTTACAAAAGAAACACATCTCAAGGTGTTAAGGTAGATAAGACATATAACCTAGGTGTAAAAGTTCGTGCTGTAAACGACGAGTTACCAGAAGGGTTAAGTAGAATCTTAAATATGTTAGAGGATAGTATTGCTGCTGTAGCTTAA
- a CDS encoding ABC transporter ATPase — protein MFVEFSSLSEEAKVWVYPSSRKFYPQEIDGLKEKLHHFVEEWKPEDTDFKASFELKYNRFIIFSVEEGLVLTNEDIDKQVAFILQLQKEHEVELLDKMNVCFKQGEFIQYKDVKEFKKLLKKKSVSAKTIVFDNLVQTKIELENYWEVPITESWYSRFL, from the coding sequence ATGTTTGTAGAATTCAGTAGTTTATCAGAAGAGGCAAAAGTTTGGGTATACCCATCAAGTCGAAAATTTTACCCACAAGAAATTGACGGGCTAAAAGAAAAATTACACCATTTTGTAGAAGAGTGGAAGCCTGAAGATACTGATTTCAAAGCTTCTTTTGAGTTAAAATACAATCGTTTCATTATTTTTTCTGTTGAAGAAGGTTTAGTATTAACGAATGAAGATATTGATAAACAAGTGGCATTTATTTTACAACTACAAAAGGAACATGAAGTGGAGTTGTTAGATAAAATGAATGTGTGTTTTAAGCAAGGAGAATTTATTCAGTACAAAGACGTCAAAGAGTTTAAAAAGCTGCTTAAAAAGAAGTCTGTATCAGCTAAAACAATAGTTTTTGATAATTTAGTGCAAACTAAAATAGAATTAGAAAATTATTGGGAAGTACCTATTACAGAAAGCTGGTATAGTAGATTTTTATAG
- a CDS encoding thioredoxin family protein → MKKIIQNSLEKAFSYSEYRDLVSDLIAQGKSTGPNQSDDLLNYSKLNDKRMKRLDKTVKLTEETLAKIKDVKEPQTWLVLTEGWCGDAAQNLPVINKIAEENPNINLKLVLRDENLELMDEFLTNGGRSIPKLIALNKENEVINTWGPRPTEATKMVVDYKEKHGSLDADFKTDLQVWYNKNKGENTQEDLISMLQ, encoded by the coding sequence ATGAAAAAAATTATTCAAAATAGCTTAGAAAAGGCATTCTCTTATAGTGAATATAGAGATTTAGTAAGTGACTTAATAGCACAAGGAAAATCTACAGGACCTAATCAATCAGATGATTTATTAAACTATAGTAAGTTAAATGATAAACGTATGAAGCGTTTAGACAAAACGGTAAAATTAACTGAAGAAACACTAGCTAAAATTAAAGATGTAAAAGAGCCGCAAACTTGGTTAGTGTTAACAGAAGGATGGTGTGGTGATGCAGCGCAAAACCTACCGGTAATAAATAAAATAGCAGAAGAAAATCCAAACATTAATTTAAAACTAGTTTTACGAGACGAAAACTTAGAGTTGATGGATGAATTTTTAACGAATGGAGGAAGATCAATTCCTAAATTGATTGCTTTAAATAAAGAGAACGAAGTAATCAATACTTGGGGACCAAGACCTACCGAAGCAACAAAAATGGTTGTTGATTATAAAGAAAAACATGGTAGTTTAGATGCTGATTTTAAAACAGATTTACAAGTTTGGTACAATAAAAATAAAGGAGAAAATACACAAGAAGATCTTATATCAATGCTTCAGTAA
- the mce gene encoding methylmalonyl-CoA epimerase gives MNKIEHIGIAVKDLEKSNSLFASLFGEAHYKIEEVASEGVKTSFFKSGPNKIELLEATKPDSPIAKFIEKKGEGIHHIAFAVDNIKEEIKRLQGEGFTVLNEVPKKGADNKLVAFLHPKTTNGVLIELCQEIEE, from the coding sequence ATGAACAAAATTGAACATATTGGTATCGCCGTTAAAGATTTAGAAAAATCTAACTCATTATTTGCTTCTCTTTTTGGAGAAGCACATTATAAAATTGAAGAAGTTGCTAGCGAAGGTGTAAAAACTTCATTTTTTAAATCTGGTCCTAATAAAATTGAATTATTAGAAGCTACAAAGCCTGATAGCCCTATAGCCAAGTTTATAGAAAAAAAAGGAGAAGGAATTCACCATATTGCTTTTGCAGTTGACAACATAAAAGAAGAAATTAAGCGTTTACAAGGTGAAGGTTTTACAGTTTTGAATGAGGTTCCTAAAAAAGGAGCCGATAATAAACTAGTAGCTTTTTTACATCCTAAAACTACCAATGGTGTACTTATAGAGTTATGCCAAGAGATAGAAGAATAG
- a CDS encoding cell division protein FtsX has translation MTTSFDSFQKRRLQSSYISVVVSIALVLFMIGVLGLVLLKSTKVANHFKEKVVMTLFLKDEVADKNIKSLKESIKKEEFVNKVVYISKEDAAKEYKKDLGEDFLQFLGDNPLKNGIDIYLKADFVTPEKMSELEKSFDKNKFVDEVSYDKPLVQLLTKNIQRISFWLLVLSGFFGLVAIILINSSIRLSIYSKRFNIKTMQMVGATKSFIRKPFIWQSIKLGLLGAFIAISGLGILIYYVDKYIPTLELLTDYVALGYVAGGVILVAFFITWISTFFATQRFLNLQTNDLYY, from the coding sequence ATGACAACTTCTTTTGATTCTTTTCAAAAACGCCGATTACAATCTTCATACATATCAGTAGTAGTAAGTATTGCACTTGTACTTTTTATGATTGGTGTTTTAGGCTTAGTTCTTTTAAAATCAACAAAAGTTGCAAATCATTTTAAGGAAAAAGTAGTTATGACACTTTTCTTAAAAGATGAAGTTGCTGATAAAAATATTAAAAGTCTTAAAGAATCTATTAAAAAAGAAGAATTTGTTAATAAGGTGGTTTATATTTCTAAAGAAGATGCCGCCAAAGAGTATAAAAAAGATTTAGGTGAAGATTTTTTACAATTTTTGGGAGATAATCCCTTAAAAAATGGAATAGACATTTATCTAAAAGCAGATTTTGTGACTCCTGAAAAAATGAGTGAGCTTGAAAAATCTTTTGATAAAAACAAGTTTGTAGACGAAGTAAGTTACGACAAACCGTTAGTACAATTACTTACCAAAAATATTCAACGTATTAGTTTTTGGCTCTTAGTATTAAGTGGTTTTTTCGGGTTGGTTGCTATTATTTTAATAAACAGTTCTATCCGATTATCGATTTATTCAAAACGATTCAATATAAAAACCATGCAAATGGTAGGTGCTACAAAAAGCTTTATTCGTAAACCTTTTATTTGGCAAAGTATAAAACTAGGATTACTAGGAGCTTTTATAGCAATAAGTGGATTAGGTATTCTAATTTATTATGTAGATAAATACATACCTACATTAGAGCTACTAACAGATTACGTTGCATTAGGTTATGTAGCTGGTGGAGTTATATTGGTTGCATTTTTTATTACATGGATTAGTACCTTCTTTGCTACACAACGATTCTTAAATTTACAAACTAACGATTTGTATTACTAA
- a CDS encoding DUF3098 domain-containing protein, translated as MKKDNSPKQEFLFGKRNYIIMLIGIAVIALGFILMAGGGSDDPNVFNPEIYSWRRIRLAPTLVIIGLGIEIYAIFANPKK; from the coding sequence ATGAAAAAAGACAATTCACCAAAACAAGAATTTCTATTCGGTAAACGAAATTATATCATTATGCTTATTGGTATCGCTGTAATTGCCTTAGGATTTATTTTAATGGCAGGTGGCGGTAGTGATGATCCTAATGTGTTCAATCCAGAAATATATAGTTGGCGTAGAATTCGTTTAGCTCCTACCTTAGTTATTATTGGATTAGGTATAGAAATTTATGCTATTTTTGCCAATCCTAAAAAATAA
- a CDS encoding prolipoprotein diacylglyceryl transferase: protein MKLPFEPILFGYTINIHLVLEYLAFFLAFRYYVFLRKKKEDDISSQNRLSIILGAAAGALIGSRLVGVLENPLVSFSTENIIQILNTKTIMGGLFGGLLGVEIAKKIIGETKSSGDLFVLPIIVGIFIGRIGCFLSGINEFTYGRETASFLGMDLGDGVLRHPVALYELVFLVGLFISLKYLKKEYILQSGELFKFFMLAYFGFRFCIEFLKPNTFLIFGLSTIQILCIVCYVYYTKFIILKIKNARKKI from the coding sequence TTGAAACTTCCTTTTGAGCCTATTTTGTTCGGTTACACGATTAATATTCATCTTGTTTTAGAATATTTAGCATTTTTTTTAGCTTTTCGTTATTATGTTTTCTTGCGTAAGAAAAAAGAAGACGATATTTCTTCTCAGAATAGGTTGTCAATTATTTTAGGAGCTGCAGCTGGAGCTTTAATTGGTTCTCGATTGGTGGGAGTGTTAGAAAATCCTTTAGTCTCTTTTTCTACAGAAAACATAATTCAAATTTTGAATACAAAAACAATTATGGGAGGCTTGTTTGGTGGCTTGTTAGGTGTTGAAATTGCGAAAAAAATAATAGGAGAAACAAAATCGTCGGGTGATTTGTTTGTGCTCCCAATAATTGTAGGAATTTTTATAGGAAGGATAGGATGTTTTCTTTCTGGAATTAATGAATTTACTTATGGAAGAGAAACTGCTTCTTTCTTAGGTATGGATTTAGGGGATGGAGTATTAAGGCACCCAGTTGCATTATATGAGCTTGTGTTTTTAGTAGGGTTATTCATCAGTTTAAAATACCTAAAGAAAGAATACATTTTACAATCAGGAGAACTTTTTAAGTTTTTTATGTTAGCTTATTTTGGTTTTCGCTTTTGTATAGAGTTTTTAAAACCCAATACTTTTTTAATTTTTGGTTTAAGCACTATTCAAATACTATGTATAGTTTGTTATGTATATTACACAAAATTTATAATTCTAAAAATAAAAAATGCCAGAAAGAAAATATAA
- a CDS encoding sensor histidine kinase, translating into MQQQEGEILIISTLIIIIVIVFLIVLFTIFQRRKNKLLQERDKNKKRYEREIAETQIEIREETLRNISWELHDNIGQLLTLAKIQLQHASPDNMGEISEIIAKSLTEVRALSKIINPDFINNIKLRKALELEIERFNRLNYIEASLRVIGEEIEINQKHGIVIFRILQEFFSNTIKHSKASKLNVFLSYKEDSIEVKAQDNGVGFDMERARFKGLGLQNIKARAKLINAETKFMSEPQKGTGLIINYYI; encoded by the coding sequence ATGCAGCAACAAGAAGGAGAGATATTAATTATTTCGACATTAATTATAATAATTGTTATTGTTTTTTTAATTGTACTGTTTACAATTTTTCAACGCCGTAAAAATAAACTGTTGCAAGAAAGAGATAAAAACAAAAAACGTTATGAACGAGAAATTGCTGAAACTCAGATAGAAATAAGAGAAGAGACTTTAAGAAATATTAGTTGGGAGTTGCATGATAATATAGGTCAACTCCTAACTTTAGCAAAAATACAATTACAACATGCCTCTCCTGACAATATGGGAGAAATCTCAGAAATTATAGCAAAAAGTTTAACAGAAGTAAGAGCCTTATCAAAAATAATTAATCCTGATTTTATTAATAATATAAAATTAAGAAAAGCTTTAGAATTAGAGATTGAACGATTCAATAGATTGAATTATATCGAAGCAAGTTTAAGAGTAATAGGAGAAGAAATAGAAATAAATCAAAAGCATGGAATAGTAATTTTTAGAATCCTTCAAGAGTTTTTTTCTAATACTATAAAGCATTCTAAAGCATCTAAATTAAATGTGTTTTTGAGTTATAAAGAAGATTCAATAGAGGTAAAAGCTCAAGATAATGGAGTAGGCTTTGATATGGAAAGAGCTAGATTTAAAGGCTTAGGATTGCAGAATATAAAAGCAAGAGCAAAACTAATTAATGCGGAAACAAAGTTTATGTCAGAGCCCCAAAAAGGTACAGGTTTAATAATAAATTACTATATTTAA
- a CDS encoding ABC transporter permease, which produces MNFPLYIAKRYLFSKTSTNAINIITAIAVFGVVVGTLALFVVLSGFSGLKTFSDSLLNASDPDIKITASKGKTFLYSQKIDSILQQNKEIEAASKVVEERVFLKYKNKEHIAQIKGVDSNYPRIIPTDSLLTVGTWIDEEYKNTAVVGYGISYKLSLGIFNFGEALQILVPKPGKGFINANNAFRSVSTQIVGVYTGAEEFQNKYVFTETSLAQELLGYDDNQITGVELRLKEGVNLDTFQNNLQNVLGDELKVQTRAQLNTLYYKVINTENFISYLIFTLIVAIALFNVIGSIIMMIIDKRQNLKTLFNLGSSINDIKKIFVLQGFLLTLVGMTIGIALGVIIVIIQQRFELLMITQNLAYPVEFKWINLLVVVVTISALGYLAAKIASSRISKSFIER; this is translated from the coding sequence TTGAACTTTCCTTTATACATAGCTAAGAGATACTTATTTTCTAAAACAAGTACTAATGCAATAAATATAATCACAGCAATAGCTGTTTTTGGTGTTGTAGTTGGTACCTTGGCTTTGTTTGTTGTATTATCTGGTTTCTCAGGATTAAAAACGTTTAGTGATTCATTACTTAATGCTTCTGATCCCGATATAAAAATTACCGCATCTAAAGGAAAGACTTTCCTGTACTCTCAAAAAATAGATAGTATTTTACAGCAAAACAAAGAGATAGAAGCTGCATCAAAAGTAGTGGAAGAACGTGTTTTTTTAAAGTATAAAAACAAAGAGCACATAGCTCAAATTAAAGGAGTAGATTCTAATTATCCAAGAATTATTCCGACTGATTCTTTGCTGACAGTAGGTACTTGGATTGACGAAGAGTATAAAAATACGGCGGTAGTTGGGTATGGAATATCGTATAAACTATCACTGGGTATTTTTAATTTTGGGGAAGCACTTCAAATTTTAGTGCCTAAACCAGGAAAAGGATTTATCAATGCTAATAATGCTTTTCGATCTGTTTCTACACAAATAGTAGGAGTATATACAGGTGCGGAAGAATTTCAGAACAAATATGTGTTTACTGAAACTTCACTTGCTCAAGAATTGTTAGGATACGACGATAATCAAATTACGGGTGTTGAACTTCGCTTAAAAGAAGGGGTAAATCTTGATACATTCCAAAATAACTTACAAAATGTTTTAGGAGATGAATTAAAAGTGCAAACCCGCGCACAGTTAAATACGTTATATTATAAAGTGATTAATACCGAAAACTTCATTTCGTATTTAATCTTTACGTTAATTGTTGCTATAGCTTTGTTTAATGTGATAGGGTCAATTATCATGATGATTATCGATAAACGTCAAAACCTAAAAACGCTGTTTAATTTAGGAAGTAGTATAAACGATATAAAAAAGATATTCGTACTGCAAGGTTTCTTACTAACACTTGTAGGAATGACAATAGGAATTGCTTTAGGTGTTATCATTGTAATAATACAACAACGTTTTGAGTTGCTAATGATTACACAAAATCTAGCATACCCAGTAGAGTTTAAGTGGATAAACTTATTGGTAGTGGTTGTTACAATTTCAGCTTTAGGATATTTAGCAGCAAAAATTGCAAGTTCAAGGATTTCAAAAAGTTTTATTGAACGATAA
- the dusB gene encoding tRNA dihydrouridine synthase DusB — MIKIGNIELPDFPLLLAPMEDVSDPPFRALCKENGADVVYTEFISSEGLIRDAAKSVMKLDIYEKERPVGIQIFGANLDSMLRSVEIVEKTNPDIIDINFGCPVKKVVSKGAGAGILKDIDLMVKLTEAMVKHTNLPITVKTRLGWDHDSIRIVEVAERLQDVGCKAISIHGRTRAQMYKGNADWAPIAEVKNNPRMHIPVFGNGDVDSPEKAMEMRDKYGLDGCMIGRASIGYPWFFNEVKHYFKTGEHLSKPTISERVDMARRHLEMSIDWKGEHLGVVETRRHYTNYFKGIPHFKEHRMKMVTSDDPKDVFAAFDEVQAKFGNATIPEIG; from the coding sequence ATGATAAAAATAGGTAACATAGAACTTCCTGATTTCCCGCTGTTATTAGCGCCAATGGAAGATGTGAGTGATCCACCGTTTAGAGCTTTATGTAAAGAAAACGGTGCTGATGTGGTGTATACTGAATTTATTTCTTCGGAAGGATTGATTCGCGATGCAGCAAAGAGTGTAATGAAGCTAGATATTTACGAAAAGGAGCGCCCCGTGGGGATTCAAATTTTTGGCGCAAATTTAGATTCTATGTTACGTTCAGTTGAGATTGTTGAAAAAACGAATCCAGATATTATTGATATCAATTTCGGTTGCCCAGTAAAAAAAGTAGTTTCTAAAGGAGCTGGGGCTGGAATTTTAAAGGATATTGACTTGATGGTAAAACTTACCGAAGCAATGGTTAAACACACCAACTTACCTATTACTGTAAAAACTCGTTTGGGTTGGGACCATGATTCTATTCGAATTGTTGAAGTTGCCGAACGTTTGCAAGATGTTGGCTGTAAAGCAATCTCTATTCATGGGCGTACGCGTGCTCAAATGTACAAGGGTAATGCTGACTGGGCTCCAATTGCTGAAGTAAAAAACAACCCAAGAATGCATATTCCTGTGTTTGGAAATGGGGATGTTGATTCTCCTGAAAAAGCCATGGAAATGCGTGACAAATACGGATTAGATGGTTGTATGATTGGTCGTGCTTCTATTGGATATCCTTGGTTTTTTAATGAGGTAAAACATTATTTTAAAACTGGCGAACATTTATCTAAACCAACAATTTCTGAACGTGTTGACATGGCTCGTCGTCATTTAGAAATGTCTATTGACTGGAAAGGTGAACATTTAGGTGTTGTAGAAACAAGAAGACACTATACAAACTATTTTAAGGGAATTCCACATTTTAAAGAACACAGAATGAAAATGGTTACTTCTGACGATCCTAAAGATGTTTTTGCAGCTTTTGACGAAGTACAAGCTAAGTTTGGAAATGCAACGATTCCTGAAATAGGGTAA
- the rbfA gene encoding 30S ribosome-binding factor RbfA: protein MEETNRQRKIAGVLQQDLVDVLQRAAQDGMKGVIISVSKVSVTADLGVAKVYLSVFPSEKRDEIIEGVKSNTPLIRHELAQRTKNQLRRMPELLFFGDDSLDYIEDIDKSLKGEDVDPIKNPDVLPRRQKR, encoded by the coding sequence ATGGAAGAAACAAATAGACAGAGAAAAATAGCAGGAGTGTTGCAACAGGATTTGGTAGACGTTTTACAACGTGCTGCTCAAGATGGAATGAAGGGAGTGATTATATCGGTTTCTAAAGTTTCGGTTACTGCCGATTTGGGAGTAGCAAAAGTATACTTAAGTGTTTTCCCTTCAGAAAAAAGAGATGAAATTATTGAAGGAGTAAAATCTAATACACCCTTAATTCGTCATGAATTAGCACAACGAACAAAAAATCAATTACGAAGAATGCCAGAATTGTTGTTCTTTGGAGATGATAGTTTGGATTATATTGAGGATATTGATAAGTCTTTAAAAGGAGAAGATGTAGACCCAATAAAAAATCCAGATGTTCTGCCTCGTCGTCAAAAACGTTAA